One genomic segment of Bombyx mori chromosome W, ASM3026992v2 includes these proteins:
- the LOC134201693 gene encoding uncharacterized protein LOC134201693 — protein sequence MRSNIFSANELEQLRLEAVPASSLAPAEGRVSIASMQDLNVGGAVDTGYQPLAADGGADGIASQDNEQIRRILEEAILEVREMPLDARPRIPRIAQSHHSRNVVEAVNEMLLPYLENSSSLTDTNSILFGAAMAVCRYIGAKLQPNRQVTAADAQRVRDAEPAWKRRIERRISDARVLIGKLISFRTGNTRRESCDRIDLLKQKVAAWSKRIRRYSERVQRYRQNRLFVSDQRKFYRSLEQANVSAVTERPAGQEMVTFWRNLWSRPVEHVEGSWMQVIEDSCAGIPPMSPVTISKGDIKAAVCSSSHWKSPGCDGLQLYWLKSFRACHETLARQFQEALDTKVLPAFLTTGITHLIPKSESIADPAQYRPITCLPTTYKTLTSVLETKISHHIDSCRVLSGAQNGCRRGSRGTKELLLIDAVAGQQVKRNRRNFSAAWIDYKKAFGSVPHTWLKRVLELYKIDDTVRDFLGACMGQWSTMLSLSGVRLSAVEDRIKVNRGIFQGDCLIPLWFCLALNSPSSLREASRTGFQFRRGGSKVSHLFYMDDLKLYAPHAAGLRRLLDITCDFSSRIRMRLGVDKCAVLHVERGSIVSSDRLPVSDGINLRALSEGETYRYLGMSQNLGIDVAVVKQAACDVFCERLTKVCKSLLSGVNKTRATKEQQHAFEFLKEKLVTAPLLQYPNFSEPFNVTTDAKSYAVMALYATVAPNRILSLSRIVPEFILNLRHI from the exons ATGCGCTCTAACATCTTCAGCGCAAACGAACTCGAACAACTACGACTCGAGGCTGTTCCGGCCTCCTCTCTTGCACCAGCTGAAGGACGTGTGTCTATCGCATCTATGCAGGACTTAAATGTCGGCGGTGCGGTAGACACTGGTTATCAACCATTGGCTGCTGACGGAGGGGCGGACGGAATAGCTTCCCAGGACAACGAGCAGATCAGGAGGATTCTTGAAGAGGCGATTCTGGAAGTGCGTGAGATGCCTCTCGACGCGAGACCCCGGATCCCCAGAATAGCTCAGAGTCACCATAGTCGGAATGTCGTTGAGGCCGTTAACGAGATGCTGCTTCCATATTTGGAGAACAGCAGCAGCCTCACTGATACGAATTCAATCCTGTTTGGCGCCGCAATGGCAGTATGTCGGTATATCGGCGCCAAGCTCCAACCAAATCGGCAGGTGACAGCTGCCGACGCTCAGCGTGTGAGAGATGCCGAGCCTGCTTGGAAGCGCAGAATTGAACGTCGTATCAGTGACGCTAGAGTCCTTATCGGCAAACTGATTAGCTTCAGGACGGGCAACACGAGGCGAGAGTCTTGCG ATCGCATAGACCTCCTGAAGCAGAAGGTGGCTGCTTGGAGCAAGCGCATCCGGCGGTACTCGGAACGAGTTCAAAGGTATCGCCAGAATCGCCTCTTCGTGAGTGATCAGAGGAAGTTCTACAGGTCCCTAGAACAGGCCAATGTTAGCGCCGTCACCGAACGTCCAGCTGGACAGGAGATGGTCACGTTCTGGCGCAACTTGTGGTCAAGACCTGTGGAGCATGTGGAGGGCTCCTGGATGCAGGTCATTGAGGACTCGTGTGCGGGCATACCACCGATGAGCCCGGTTACTATTAGCAAAGGTGATATTAAGGCTGCAGTCTGTAGTTCTTCACACTGGAAGTCTCCAGGCTGCGACGGACTGCAGCTTTACTGGCTAAAAAGTTTCCGGGCTTGTCACGAAACCCTCGCCAGACAGTTCCAGGAAGCCCTAGATACAAAAGTGCTCCCCGCCTTCCTCACTACTGGGATCACTCACCTCATTCCAAAATCGGAAAGTATCGCGGATCCGGCACAGTACCGGCCAATAACGTGTCTTCCTACCACCTATAAGACACTGACATCCGTTCTGGAAACTAAGATCTCACACCACATAGACAGCTGTCGAGTACTGTCTGGTGCCCAGAACGGGTGTAGGCGTGGTAGCCGCGGTACTAAGGAACTCCTCTTGATCGACGCGGTAGCTGGCCAGCAGGTCAAACGCAACCGACGAAATTTCTCTGCCGCCTGGATAGATTATAAAAAGGCATTTGGCTCGGTCCCCCATACATGGCTGAAGAGGGTCCTCGAGCTGTATAAGATAGACGATACAGTTCGAGACTTCCTCGGTGCCTGTATGGGGCAATGGAGTACAATGCTTAGTCTATCCGGTGTGCGGCTGTCGGCTGTAGAAGACCGAATAAAGGTGAATCGGGGTATATTTCAGGGTGATTGTCTGATTCCATTGTGGTTTTGCCTGGCCCTGAATTCCCCCAGTTCATTACGGGAGGCTTCGAGGACAGGCTTTCAGTTCCGAAGGGGGGGCTCGAAGGTGTCCCACTTGTTCTACATGGATGACCTCAAGTTGTACGCTCCTCATGCTGCAGGCCTCAGGCGACTGCTTGACATCACTTGTGATTTCAGTAGTCGCATTAGGATGAGGCTGGGAGTCGACAAGTGTGCGGTTCTCCATGTAGAGAGAGGGAGCATAGTCTCATCGGATCGTTTACCTGTATCCGATGGGATAAACCTTCGGGCACTCTCCGAGGGAGAAACATACCGGTACCTGGGCATGTCGCAAAATTTAGGTATTGACGTGGCGGTCGTCAAACAGGCTGCATGCGACGTGTTTTGTGAACGTTTGACAAAAGTGTGTAAGAGCCTTTTGTCGGGCGTGAATAAGACAAGGGCGACAAAGGAACAGCAACACGCATTCGAAttcttaaaagaaaaactaGTTACTGCCCCTCTACTTCAATATCCAAATTTTTCAGAACCTTTTAATGTTACTACAGATGCAA AATCTTATGCTGTCATGGCTCTTTACGCCACAGTCGCGCCGAATCGAATATTATCCCTATCGCGCATAGTCCCGGAATTTATTTTGAACCTACGACACATATAA